The proteins below are encoded in one region of Myxocyprinus asiaticus isolate MX2 ecotype Aquarium Trade chromosome 13, UBuf_Myxa_2, whole genome shotgun sequence:
- the LOC127451011 gene encoding interferon-induced very large GTPase 1-like, translating to MDSTENTEKGATGNSITEKIVESETNDSVKHLSMVLLGLQRAPFEPLQPVELKAPSLKMALFTALTKSIKRVRDLQASSGSDTCLESGPECSHVGENMNFGTTGVSPGQELQQEKTRREKRELFQRLHLEGKLQNKLKRKDLLQITAASLQSHESCAEEELFQTFLRKLLLMDYRARYIKTKETTEQEHTIQKDNDSYDDEGDFFNIMSLANEETSKSDPVHPMDIQMAVFHCADSFLKQLMVTKLSQCQYALPLLVPDPFTQHIEFPLWTFRQINKSWKTFGYKGEIISKVQPVCKAETPMVCFFRFGSVSSSKSQLMNSLINEKHNTFFHRNCPGSSRTRVLMDGVVEIAWYCPSGKNTDKCNDCVAFCNLHGDAGDHEKQLEILTEMSSVNVVILPQLNRDDKNMTKVEKLYKDSKPLICLFAEDKSAVIQTNKTKKYKIGLKDRNQSDVSEELRRAINDCLSISSSESTFIFRLQDVSKHSDIRVDEDDDEDCRMAKEAAQQMMRLLENKDLTKIKESFLPCQGKLWHQWSQKNKELHRPEGNNLETETSKKQQEMKEIREQQHESVLSDFMKYFINEINKKYAANKKTVFLKWLGILMDEYTSNDLSALHHSYYKKWSTVLNMKERNKSDQLKTDQREQLKCDQTELERISKELQDATFGVEHILREIAQIYESCSSVKKNKKGLQFDFSSLPSLAAEMMISGFPLELMDGDAAHVPLIWISAVLDELIRKLGDQRVFVLSVLGVQSSGKSTMLNAMFGLQFAVSAGRCTRGAFMQLVRVSEEMKAQLKFDYILVVDTEGLRALELAGRSTRHHDNELATFVVGLGHLTLINIFGENPSEMQDTLQIVVQAFLRMKKVNLNPSCMFVHQNVSDVTAGEKNMEGRRKLLEKLDEMTKLAAKDEVCDAESFSDVIAFDVENDVKYFAQLWEGSPPMAPPNPNYCENVQELKKTILKQASTSDGMMLTHLKERIQDLWEALLNERFVFSFRNSLEISTYRRLETEYSKWTWSLRSAMLEIENKLQNKIENETIHEVDEAHLQRELKEKSEEVKKSMTKFFEKDKEKEILIQWKASFEIKIKELQENIVRESKRKLNEILQQRDLKKEIDAQRTHHENTLFEKSKELALKLKDKANDETTLKKEFDSFWEQHVKKIIRDTPPIKDIDILRDVKQLLSDINKSAPVDSSKDSRDVFSVPNYSNYVQLKKSSGLIKKAFTTLKICNALSQEDEAQIRTLITDIDQQTVKIIKSHNIAKMGYNISCIQELIDYIKARILDHQEKTVKYVFKNEFFMDLVFSICKRANKTFTDQHRLFREANDPVLYVEMKRGEYYSIFQKYCKGATSVVIFGEIICQKLKEPIEQSVYKNTARDLADEMRTNCESLNGNRSNLEKHILKTLAEEGNFDKYINYIHNPKDHFRSFIRDEVSQYITDKFSVSVLPKMKENMKLLQQKIMKAAHESTEHVKVNSADVDLWLKCFTQKLSDVLIFSIKDFSGVSRDDVDIKLLEDVIRKELPSLISDISSKFTSKTFPRKLDKDRPDELLIDHFCQCCWVQCPFCGATCTSTIEDHDGDHSVRFHRVGALNGSIYKDTEIFSLLICTTAVATNDQYFYSSSSDKDVLFREYRKGGPDLANWSITPDTSELPYWKWLVCKFEKTLEGYYKYKFESYGKIPDGWKNYTKQDALKSLDENF from the exons ATGG ATTCAACTGAAAACACAGAGAAGGGTGCAACAGGAAACAGCATCACTGAGAAAATTGTAGAGTCTGAAACAAATGATTCAGTAAAG catctctccatggtccttttGGGCCttcagagagccccgtttgagcccctacagccagttgagctgaaagccccCTCTTTGAAGATGGCCCTCTTTACTGCGCTCACgaaatccatcaagagggttcgGGACCTGCAGGCATCCTCTGGCAGCGACACCTGCCTGGAATCCGGTCCAGAGTGTtctcacgtg GGAGAAAACATGAACTTTGGGACAACAGGAGTCAGTCCAGGTCAAGAATTACAACAGGAAAAGACtagaagagaaaaaagagagcTGTTTCAGAGACTTCATCTTGAGGGCAAACTGCAAAACAAACTGAAAAGAAAAGATCTTCTTCAGATAACTGCAGCTTCATTACAGTCTCATGAGTCTTGTGCTGAAGAGGAACTGTTTCAGACATTCCTACGAAAACTACTGTTGATGGACTACAGAGCAAGATACATTAAAACTAAAGAGACCACTGAACAAGAACACACAATACAAAAAGACAATGACTCATATGATGATGAAGGCGATTTTTTCAATATAATGTCTTTGGCTAATGAAGAAACAAGCAAATCTGACCCTGTTCACCCAATGGACATTCAGATGGCCGTGTTTCATTGTGCTGATAGTTTCCTGAAGCAGCTGATGGTGACTAAACTGTCACAGTGTCAATATGCTCTGCCTCTGCTTGTACCGGATCCATTCACACAACACATTGAGTTTCCTCTCTGGACATTTAGACAAATCAACAAGAGCTGGAAGACATTTGGTTATAAAGGGGAAATCATCAGTAAAGTCCAGCCAGTCTGTAAGGCAGAAACTCCAATGGTGTGTTTCTTCAGGTTTGGCTCAGTGTCCTCATCCAAGTCTCAGCTGATGAACAGTCTGATCAATGAGAAACACAACACGTTCTTCCACAGGAACTGCCCAGGCAGCAGCAGAACCAGAGTACTGATGGATGGAGTGGTGGAGATCGCCTGGTACTGCCCGTCTGGAAAAaacacagataaatgtaatgactgTGTGGCGTTCTGTAATCTACATGGTGATGCAGGAGACCATGAGAAACAGCTGGAGATCCTGACGGAAATGTCATCAGTCAATGTTGTTATTCTACCACAGCTTAACAGGGAtgacaaaaatatgacaaaaGTTGAAAAACTCTACAAAGACTCAAAGCCACTCATTTGCCTTTTTGCTGAGGACAAATCTGCTGTAATtcagacaaataaaacaaaaaaatacaaaataggtTTGAAAGACAGAAATCAGTCAGATGTATCTGAAGAACTCAGAAGAGCTATAAATGATTGTCTCTCAATCTCATCTTCAGAATCAACTTTCATTTTCAGACTTCAAGATGTGTCTAAACACTCAGATATCAGAgtagatgaagatgatgatgaagactgCAGGATGGCAAAAGAAGCAGCACAGCAGATGATGAGATTACTGGAGAATAAAGATCTGACAAAAATCAAAGAATCATTTCTGCCCTGTCAGGGAAAACTGTGGCATCAGTGGAGTCAGAAGAACAAAGAACTACATCGACCTGAAGGAAATAATTTAGAAACGGAAACCAGTAAAAAACAACAAGAGATGAAGGAAATACGTGAACAGCAGCATGAATCTGTGCTTAGTGACTTCATGAAGTACTTtattaatgaaattaataaaaaatatgctgCCAATAAGAAAACCGTTTTCCTCAAATGGCTTGGGATCCTCATGGATGAATACACCTCAAATGACCTTTCTGCTCTACATCACAGTTATTATAAGAAATGGTCAACAGTCTTAAATATGAAAGAGAGAAATAAGTCTGACCAACTTAAGACTGATCAAAGAGAACAACTTAAATGTGATCAAACAGAACTTGAGAGAATATCTAAAGAACTTCAAGATGCAACCTTTGGTGTGGAGCACATCCTGAGAGAGATAGCTCAGATCTATGAATCATGTTCATCTGTGAAGAAGAACAAGAAAGGTCTGCAGTTTGACTTCTCTTCTCTCCCGAGTCTTGCAGCAGAGATGATGATCTCTGGATTTCCTCTGGAGCTGATGGATGGAGATGCTGCTCATGTTCCTCTGATCTGGATCTCTGCTGTTCTAGATGAACTCATCAGGAAACTGGGAGACCAGAGAGTGTTTGTGCTGTCTGTTTTAGGGGTTCAGAGCTCTGGGAAATCCACCATGCTGAATGCCATGTTTGGACTGCAGTTTGCCGTCAGTGCTGGCAGGTGCACCAGAGGAGCTTTCATGCAGCTGGTCAGAGTGTCAGAGGAGATGAAAGCACAACTAAAGTTTGACTATATTCTGGTGGTTGATACTGAGGGACTTCGTGCTCTAGAACTGGCTGGAAGGTCAACAAGACATCATGACAATGAATTGGCCACATTTGTTGTGGGTCTTGGGCATCTGACATTGATCAACATCTTTGGAGAAAACCCATCTGAGATGCAGGACACACTTCAGATTGTTGTTCAGGCCTTCCTGAGGATGAAGAAAGTAAATCTGAATCCCAGCTGTATGTTTGTGCATCAGAATGTTTCAGATGTCACAGCTGGAGAGAAAAACATGGAGGGAAGGAGAAAACTGCTGGAGAAACTGGATGAAATGACAAAACTTGCTGCTAAAGATGAAGTCTGTGATGCAGAAAGTTTCAGTGATGTCATTGCATTTGATGTAGAGAATGATGTGAAGTATTTTGCACAACTCTGGGAGGGCAGCCCACCCATGGCACCACCAAACCCAAACTACTGTGAAAATGTTCAAGAATTAAAGAAAACTATTCTTAAACAGGCCTCAACATCAGATGGCATGATGTTGACACACCTGAAAGAACGTATTCAAGATCTCTGGGAGGCTTTGCTGAATGAACGATTTGTGTTCAGCTTCAGAAATTCTCTGGAGATTTCAACATACAGGAGACTAGAGACAGAATACAGCAAGTGGACCTGGAGTCTTCGGAGTGCCATGTTGGAAATTGAGAACAAACtacaaaacaaaatagaaaatgaAACAATTCATGAGGTTGATGAAGCACATCTTCAAAGAGAACTGAAAGAGAAAAGTGAAGAAGTGAAAAAATCAATGACCAAATTCTTtgagaaagacaaagaaaaagaaattctGATTCAGTGGAAAGcttcatttgaaataaaaatcaaagagCTTCAAGAAAACATAGTGAGGGAATCAAAGAGGAAATTAAATGAGATTCTTCAGCAGCGAGATCTGAAGAAAGAGATTGATGCTCAGAGGACACATCATGAAAACACTCTCTTTGAAAAGAGCAAAGAACTTGCCTTAAAACTCAAAGACAAAGCAAATGATGAAACAACTCTGAAAAAAGAGTTTGACTCCTTTTGGGAACAGCATGTGAAGAAGATCATCAGAGACACTCCTCCAATCAAAGACATTGACATATTAAGAGATGTGAAACAACTCCTCAGTGATATCAATAAAAGTGCTCCTGTAGACTCGAGCAAGGACAGCAGGGATGTTTTCTCTGTGCCGAATTATTCAAATTATGTACAGTTAAAGAAATCCAGTGGATTGATAAAAAAAGCCTTCACGACATTAAAAATTTGCAATGCTCTATCTCAGGAAGATGAAGCACAAATAAGAACCTTAATCACAGACATTGATCAGCAGACAGTCAAAATTATTAAGTCACACAACATTGCAAagatgggctacaacatcagCTGCATTCAAGAGCTTATAGATTACATAAAGGCAAGAATATTAGATCATCAGGAAAAAACTGTGAAATATGTGTTCAAGAATGAATTCTTCATGGATTTGGTGTTTTCTATCTGTAAGAGAGCAAACAAGACATTCACTGACCAACACAGACTGTTCAGAGAAGCCAATGATCCTGTTCTCTATGTTGAGATGAAGAGAGGAGAGTACTacagtattttccagaaataTTGTAAAGGTGCAACATCAGTGGTAATATTTGGTGAGATCATCTGTCAGAAACTGAAGGAGCCCATCGAACAGAGTGTCTACAAAAACActgccagagatttagcagatgAAATGAGGACAAACTGTGAATCACTGAATGGAAACAGATCTAATCTGGAGAAACACATCCTGAAGACACTGGCAGAAGAGGGGAATTTTGACAAATACATCAACTACATTCATAATCCCAAAGATCACTTCAGGAGTTTCATCAGAGATGAAGTCAGTCAGTACATCACTGATAAGTTCAGTGTCAGTGTTCTGCCCAAGATGAAAGAGAACATGAAACTCCTGCAGCAGAAGATCATGAAAGCAGCTCATGAATCTACTGAACATGTTAAAGTGAACAGTGCAGATGTTGATTTGTGGTTGAAATGTTTCACACAGAAGCTCTCAGATGTGCTGATATTCTCCATTAAAGACTTCAGTGGAGTGAGTCGTGATGATGTTGATATCAAACTACTAGAAGATGTGATCAGAAAAGAACTTCCTTCTCTGATTTCTGACATAAGCAGTAAATTCACTTCTAAAACTTTCCCAAGAAAGCTGGATAAGGACAGACCAGATGAGCTTCTGATTGATCACTTCTGTCAGTGCTGTTGGGTTCAGTGTCCTTTCTGTGGAGCCACCTGCACCAGCACAATAGAAGACCATGATGGAGATCACAGTGTTCGTTTTCATAGAGTTGGTGCACTCAATGGGAGTATTTACAAAGATACTGAGATCTTCAGTCTTCTGATCTGCACAACAGCAGTAGCTACCAATGATCAATATTTTTATTCATCTTCATCAGATAAGGATGTCCTCTTTAGAGAATACAGAAAAGGAGGTCCTGATTTAGCTAACTGGAGCATCACCCCTGACACTTCTGAGCTGCCGTACTGGAAGTGGTTAGTGTGCAAATTCGAGAAAACACTGGAAGGGTACTACAAATATAAATTTGAAAGTTACGGAAAGATTCCAGATGGATGGAAAAACTACACAAAGCAGGATGCTCTTAAGAGTTTGGATGAAAACTTTTAA